One genomic segment of Sminthopsis crassicaudata isolate SCR6 chromosome 2, ASM4859323v1, whole genome shotgun sequence includes these proteins:
- the ZNF703 gene encoding zinc finger protein 703: MSDSPAGSNPRTPESSGSGSGGGGGGSGSSQSGGGGKRPAVPAAVSLLPPADPLRQANRLPIRVLKMLSAHTGHLLHPEYLQPLSSTPVSPIELDAKKSPLALLAQTCSQIGKPDPPPSSKLNSVATAANGLGAEKDSGRSASTASSASAALKQLGDSPTEDKSSFKPYSKGSGGDSRKDGGSSSTSSSSSSSSSPGDKAGFRVPSAACPPFPPHGGPVSASSSSSSPGNSRGGSPHHTDCKGSGGGGGGGGGSGGDLDKKDQEPKPSPEAGTGSRSAEPASHSGEAGSSGRKSEPPAALVGAGHVAPVSPYKPGHSVFPLPPSSIGYHGSIVGAYAGYPSQFVPGLDPSKSGLVGGQLSGGLGLPPGKPPSSSPLTGASPPSFLQGLCRDPYCLGGYHSASSHLGGSSCSTCSAHEPAGPSLKPGGYPLVYPGHPLQPAALSSSAAQAALPGHPLYTYGFMLQNEPLPHSCNWVAASGPCDKRFATSEELLSHLRTHTALPGAEKLLAAYPGGSGLSSAAAAAAAASCHLHLPPPAAPGSPGSLSLRSPHTLGLSRYHPYGKSHLPTAGGLAVPSLPTAGPYYSPYALYGQRLASASALGYQ; this comes from the exons ATGAGCGATTCGCCCGCTGGATCTAACCCAAGGACACCGGAAagcagcggcagcggcagcggcggcggcggcggcggcagtggCAGCAGCCAGAGCGGCGGCGGAGGGAAGAGACCAGCGGTCCCGGCGGCGGTGTCCCTCTTGCCTCCGGCGGACCCCCTGCGGCAGGCAAACCGACTCCCCATCAGGGTACTGAAGATGCTGAGCGCGCACACCGGCCACCTCTTGCACCCGGAATACCTGCAGCCGCTTTCCTCCACTCCAGTCAGCCCCATCGAG CTGGACGCCAAGAAAAGCCCGCTGGCGCTGCTGGCCCAAACCTGCTCGCAGATCGGCAAACCTGATCCACCGCCCTCTTCCAAGCTCAACTCGGTGGCGACGGCGGCCAACGGGCTTGGGGCGGAGAAGGACTCTGGCCGCTCCGCCTCAACCGCCTCCTCCGCTTCGGCGGCTCTCAAGCAGCTAGGGGACTCACCGACGGAAGACAAGTCCAGCTTTAAACCCTACTCCAAAGGGTCCGGCGGTGATTCCCGCAAAGACGGAGGTTCTTCTTCCACTTCTTcgtcctcctcttcttcttcctcccctggtgACAAGGCAGGGTTTAGGGTACCCAGCGCAGCTTGCCCGCCTTTCCCCCCGCACGGAGGTCCCGTCTcagcttcttcttcctcctcctcccccggCAACTCCCGGGGCGGCTCGCCGCACCATACGGACTGCAAGGGCAGCGGCGGCGGTGGAGGCGGCGGAGGCGGGAGCGGAGGGGACCTGGATAAGAAAGATCAGGAGCCCAAACCCAGCCCGGAGGCGGGAACCGGGAGCCGAAGCGCCGAGCCAGCGTCGCACAGCGGAGAGGCTGGGTCGTCTGGGCGCAAGTCTGAGCCGCCCGCGGCCCTGGTGGGTGCCGGCCACGTGGCACCGGTATCTCCGTACAAACCCGGCCACTCGGTGTTCCCCTTGCCACCTTCCAGCATCGGCTATCACGGCTCCATTGTAGGCGCCTACGCCGGGTACCCGTCCCAGTTCGTGCCTGGTCTGGATCCTAGCAAATCCGGGCTGGTGGGGGGCCAGCTGTCCGGGGGATTGGGCCTGCCTCCCGGCAAGCCCCCCAGCTCCAGCCCACTGACGGGCGCCTCGCCACCCTCCTTCCTGCAGGGATTATGCCGGGACCCCTACTGCCTGGGAGGTTACCATAGCGCCTCTTCACACCTGGGCGGCTCTAGCTGCTCCACTTGCAGTGCCCATGAACCCGCCGGGCCTAGCCTAAAGCCGGGGGGTTACCCACTGGTGTACCCAGGCCATCCACTCCAGCCCGCAGCCCTCTCCTCCAGCGCGGCGCAGGCTGCGCTCCCGGGACATCCTCTCTACACCTACGGCTTCATGCTACAGAACGAACCGCTACCACACAGCTGCAACTGGGTGGCGGCCAGTGGGCCGTGTGACAAGCGCTTCGCTACCTCGGAGGAGTTGCTCAGCCACCTACGGACCCACACGGCCCTCCCTGGCGCCGAGAAACTACTAGCCGCTTACCCCGGGGGGTCGGGCCTGAGCAGTGCAGCCGCCGCTGCGGCTGCAGCTTCCTGTCATCTACATCTCCCTCCACCCGCCGCCCCCGGTAGCCCCGGGTCGCTGTCCTTGCGGAGTCCACATACTTTGGGGTTAAGCCGGTACCACCCCTATGGCAAGAGCCACTTACCCACAGCTGGGGGCTTAGCTGTGCCATCCCTACCCACAGCAGGACCCTACTACTCGCCATATGCGCTCTACGGACAGAGACTAGCCTCAGCCTCAGCTCTTGGATACCAGTAA